A portion of the Aphelocoma coerulescens isolate FSJ_1873_10779 chromosome 11, UR_Acoe_1.0, whole genome shotgun sequence genome contains these proteins:
- the NETO2 gene encoding neuropilin and tolloid-like protein 2 produces MALHKLCSVLEVLLVTILVVEGIAIAQKTQGGQNIGVNRIPPAQCDNWVRTSNGGHFASPNYPNMYPPNQECIYILEAAPRQRIELTFDEPYYIEPSFECRFDHLEVRDGPFGFSPLINRYCGLKSPALIRSTGRFMWIKFISDEELEGKGFQAKYSFIPDPDFTYLGGILNPIPDCQFELSGADGIVRSSQVEQEGKTKPGQAVDCIWTIKATPNAKIYMRFLDYQMEHSNECKRNFVAVYDGSSSIENLKAKFCSTVANDVTLQTGTGVVRMWADEGSRLSRFRMLFTSFVDPPCSGSTYFCHSNMCINNSLVCNGIQNCAYPWDENHCREKKKAGLFEQITKTHGTIIGITTGIVLVLLIISILVQVKQPRKKVMACKTAFNKTGFQEVFDPPHYELFSLRDKEISADLADLSEELENYQKLRRPSTASRCIHDHHCGSQASNIKQSRTNLSSMELPFRNDFAQPQPMKTFNSTFKKSTYTFKQAHDCPEQVIEDRVMEEIPCEIYVRGREDTAQGSLSIDF; encoded by the exons ATGGCCCTGCACAAACTCTGCTCGGTGCTGGAAG TGTTGCTTGTAACAATCCTGGTGGTGGAAGGCATTGCCATTGCGCAGAAGACACAAG gtgGGCAAAATATAGGAGTGAATCGCATTCCTCCCGCCCAGTGTGACAACTGGGTCCGGACCAGTAATGGAGGACATTTTGCTTCACCAAACTACCCAAACATGTACCCACCCAATCAAGAGTGCATCTATATCTTAGAAG CTGCTCCACGACAAAGAATTGAGTTGACCTTTGATGAACCCTATTACATAGAACCCTCATTTGAATGTCGGTTTGATCATCTGGAGGTTCGAGATGGACCTTTTGGGTTCTCCCCTCTAATTAATCGTTACTGTGGTCTGAAAAGTCCTGCACTAATTAGATCAACAGGGAGATTTATGTGGATCAAGTTTATTTCTGATGAGGAGCTGGAAGGAAAGGGATTTCAAGCAAAATACTCATTTATACCAG ATCCTGACTTCACTTACCTAGGAGGTattttaaatcccatcccag ACTGCCAATTTGAGCTCTCAGGAGCTGATGGAATAGTACGTTCCAGTCAAGTAgaacaagaaggaaaaacaaagccagGACAAGCAGTTGACTGTATATGGACAATTAAAGCTACTCCAAATGCTAAG ATCTATATGCGATTTCTGGACTATCAAATGGAGCACTCCAATGAATGCAAAAGGAACTTCGTTGCTGTGTAtgatgggagcagttccatTGAAAACCTGAAGGCCAAGTTCTGCAGCACAGTGGCCAATGATGTCACCctgcagacagggacaggggtggTGCGGATGTGGGCAGATGAGGGCAGCAGACTGAGCAGGTTCAGAATGCTCTTCACCTCCTTTGTGGATC ctccctgctcaggcagcaCTTACTTCTGCCATAGCAACATGTGCATCAATAATTCTTTAGTCTGCAATGGCATTCAGAACTGTGCATACCCTTGGGATGAGAATCACTGCAGAG aaaagaaaaaagctggaCTGTTTGAACAAATCACCAAAACCCATGGGACAATCATTGGCATCACAACAGGGATAGTTTTAGTTCTTCTCATAATTTCAATTCTAGTGCAAGTAAAGCAACCTCGCAAAAAGGTTATGGCTTGCAAGACTGCCTTCAATAAAACTGGTTTCCAGGAAGTATTTGATCCTCCACATTATGAACTCTTTTCACTAAGGGACAAAGAAATTTCTGCAGATTTGGCAGATTTGTCAGAGGAACTTGAAAACTATCAGAAACTGCGCCGCCCTTCAACAGCTTCCAGATGCATTCACGACCACCACTGTGGCTCCCAGGCCTCCAATATCAAGCAGAGCAGGACCAACCTGAGCTCCATGGAACTGCCCTTCCGCAATGACTTTgcgcagccccagcccatgaAAACATTTAACAGCACATTCAAGAAAAGCACTTACACTTTCAAGCAAGCTCACGACTGCCCCGAGCAGGTCATAGAAGACAGGGTGATGGAGGAGATCCCATGTGAAATTTATGTTAGAGGAAGGGAAGATACAGCACAAGGTTCATTATCTATTGACTTTTAA